Proteins encoded in a region of the Vibrio ponticus genome:
- a CDS encoding glycosyltransferase has translation MNEKVSIIIPLYNGSSFIAKTIDSCLNQTYRNIEVILIDDCSTDKSRETIKPYEGQVKIIYNEVNCGISKSVNKAMSLASGEFFILLGHDDILPSRHVELMLHEFEIDVVSVHCNSIYIDMDDKHGLMKKSDDIQFEKTLNCAFELSIDNFINSCGMIHRTSLFNRVGGWDESYRNYGEWLFYIKSLEFGRIKYTDVSRSLYRRHGNNITNSFSNKEVIKSLNDYKFHCRRLAYLRVVPSFFEKIKYAKSLSVEKIKYLYYLLK, from the coding sequence TTGAACGAAAAGGTTAGTATTATTATACCACTATATAATGGTAGTTCGTTTATCGCTAAAACAATTGATTCTTGTCTGAATCAGACTTATCGAAATATAGAAGTTATTCTTATTGACGACTGTTCAACAGATAAATCCAGAGAAACAATTAAGCCTTATGAAGGGCAAGTTAAAATTATATATAACGAAGTTAATTGCGGTATATCTAAAAGTGTCAATAAGGCAATGTCATTGGCGTCAGGCGAGTTTTTTATTCTCTTGGGTCATGATGACATACTTCCAAGTAGGCATGTAGAATTAATGTTGCATGAATTTGAGATTGATGTGGTTAGCGTTCATTGCAATAGTATTTATATTGATATGGATGATAAACATGGTCTGATGAAAAAAAGTGATGATATTCAATTTGAAAAAACACTTAATTGTGCATTTGAATTGTCAATAGATAACTTCATTAATAGTTGCGGAATGATTCACCGAACAAGTTTATTTAATCGGGTTGGTGGTTGGGATGAGAGTTATCGAAATTACGGTGAATGGTTGTTCTATATAAAATCATTGGAGTTTGGGAGGATAAAATATACTGATGTTTCTCGTTCACTCTACCGAAGACATGGCAATAATATCACCAACTCATTTAGTAATAAGGAAGTCATTAAGTCTCTAAATGATTATAAATTCCATTGCAGGAGGTTGGCTTATTTAAGGGTTGTTCCTTCTTTTTTTGAAAAAATTAAATACGCTAAAAGCTTGAGCGTTGAGAAAATTAAATACTTGTATTATCTATTAAAGTGA
- a CDS encoding glycosyltransferase family 4 protein — MEKHGKKILIFSREFPPFVGGAGSAAFEYAKLLSNEANIHVTVLTEYIEGIEGKCSFKFDIKRMPSSKFLPGVLRFIKFKEFINYDLIILNDSSSIFFAGLFFSKKLLSKCICFFHGSEPERIYMSPNVFRRVIGYEKFYSRAINHCIKRVAVSKYMRKKMLTVDKLSGLVIDVDYTPIGNVDSVNEVDVDTKFIFNKIKNKRIYITASRLVRGKGHERVLNSLIELKKLGCLNWHWLVVGDGEYLNEFRTLVEESEVSRFVTFLGKVDRSCLNAIYSKSSCMILLSEFKESFGLVYLEANLAGIPSIGFNRYGAKEAIVNGQTGFLVNNENELVRILLEERYVYLSKHDMYGYAKSFDGSQFINKVRELIY; from the coding sequence TTGGAAAAGCATGGTAAAAAAATTCTAATTTTCTCTCGCGAATTTCCACCTTTCGTCGGTGGAGCTGGTTCTGCTGCATTTGAGTATGCGAAGTTATTGAGTAATGAAGCTAACATTCACGTCACAGTATTAACAGAATACATTGAAGGAATTGAGGGTAAATGTTCTTTCAAATTTGACATTAAAAGAATGCCATCATCTAAATTTCTACCCGGGGTTTTGCGTTTTATAAAGTTCAAAGAGTTTATTAACTACGACTTGATTATCCTCAATGATTCGTCATCAATTTTCTTTGCTGGTCTGTTTTTTTCTAAAAAATTACTTAGTAAATGTATTTGTTTTTTCCATGGGAGTGAGCCGGAAAGAATATACATGTCTCCAAATGTTTTTCGGAGAGTTATTGGGTATGAAAAGTTTTACTCACGAGCTATAAATCATTGCATAAAAAGAGTTGCGGTTAGCAAGTATATGAGAAAAAAGATGTTAACCGTCGATAAATTGTCAGGATTAGTAATTGATGTTGATTATACACCAATTGGTAATGTTGACAGTGTTAATGAAGTTGATGTCGATACTAAGTTTATTTTTAATAAGATTAAAAATAAACGCATATATATAACTGCAAGTAGGCTTGTTAGAGGGAAGGGGCATGAGCGAGTTTTAAATTCATTGATTGAACTAAAGAAGTTAGGTTGTTTAAATTGGCATTGGTTAGTTGTTGGCGATGGTGAGTATTTAAATGAATTTAGAACTCTAGTAGAAGAAAGCGAGGTTTCTAGGTTCGTAACTTTTCTCGGTAAGGTTGATAGATCATGTCTAAATGCAATTTATTCAAAATCATCTTGTATGATATTATTGTCTGAATTTAAAGAGTCATTTGGTTTGGTTTATTTAGAGGCTAACTTAGCAGGAATTCCTTCAATAGGTTTCAATAGGTATGGGGCAAAAGAGGCTATAGTTAATGGTCAGACTGGTTTTTTGGTTAATAATGAAAATGAACTGGTTAGAATCCTCTTAGAAGAAAGGTATGTTTATTTGTCAAAACATGACATGTATGGGTATGCCAAGAGTTTTGATGGAAGTCAGTTTATTAATAAAGTGCGAGAGTTAATCTATTGA
- a CDS encoding glycosyltransferase family 4 protein has translation MKIAYIFTLFPQFSETFACLDVKAMNKVDSIADVFSLKRPSKKQIELLKERGLGSVKLYYPSYTENLISIFDVKSFFYLLFLIIKHESGFFNIAKCIFYILPSISLYRNLSRSNYDIVHLFWGHTPSLCGLLYKKKLPSKKLTMFLGAYDLVQSLGVTKLLLSKVDRVFTHSVSNVAKIRKLCSDVDPIVIYRGIDTSTYSALKSIEKVRSRWCLSSRLINEKNIDDAILLFSRCTSTEDNAELWIFGDGPEKKRLASLVSSLKIKEKVIFYGHVKQSTMFNHMASCEVLLLLSNKPGECLPNAVKEAMYLGCKAVVRRSPGIDELIIDERFGCILDDSTVLTADEIKNALSSIDVELAYQHICDHFSLKNSAKEYRIQWGKLIE, from the coding sequence TTGAAAATTGCATATATATTTACATTGTTCCCCCAGTTTTCAGAGACGTTTGCTTGTTTAGATGTAAAAGCAATGAATAAAGTGGATTCGATTGCTGATGTGTTTTCTTTAAAGCGTCCAAGCAAGAAACAGATAGAACTACTTAAAGAACGTGGTTTAGGGAGTGTTAAACTATATTATCCATCTTATACTGAAAATTTAATTTCAATTTTCGATGTAAAGTCGTTTTTTTATCTTTTATTTCTAATAATCAAACATGAGAGTGGTTTTTTTAACATAGCTAAATGTATTTTTTATATTTTGCCATCAATCTCTCTGTATAGGAATTTGAGTCGCAGTAATTACGATATTGTACATCTTTTTTGGGGGCACACTCCATCATTGTGTGGTTTACTATATAAAAAAAAGTTGCCATCAAAAAAATTGACTATGTTTTTAGGTGCATATGACCTTGTTCAATCTTTGGGAGTGACGAAATTATTATTATCCAAAGTTGATCGTGTATTCACACATAGCGTTTCGAATGTGGCGAAAATTAGAAAGCTATGTAGTGATGTGGACCCAATTGTAATCTATCGTGGTATAGACACTTCTACTTATTCGGCACTTAAGAGTATAGAAAAAGTGAGATCAAGGTGGTGCCTGTCCAGTCGATTGATAAATGAGAAAAATATAGATGATGCAATTTTATTGTTCTCAAGATGCACTAGTACCGAAGACAATGCTGAACTTTGGATTTTTGGGGATGGACCGGAGAAGAAGCGTTTAGCTTCTTTGGTTAGTTCATTGAAAATAAAAGAAAAAGTAATATTTTATGGGCATGTTAAGCAATCAACAATGTTTAATCATATGGCTTCTTGTGAGGTATTATTATTGCTATCAAATAAACCCGGTGAATGCCTTCCTAATGCTGTTAAAGAGGCAATGTATTTGGGCTGTAAGGCTGTCGTACGACGAAGTCCTGGCATTGATGAGTTAATAATTGATGAGCGATTTGGCTGTATTTTGGATGACTCTACAGTTTTAACTGCTGACGAAATAAAAAACGCTCTATCAAGTATTGATGTAGAGTTGGCTTATCAACATATATGTGACCATTTTTCACTAAAAAATAGTGCGAAAGAATATAGAATACAGTGGGGTAAATTAATTGAATAA
- a CDS encoding polysaccharide pyruvyl transferase family protein, translating to MNNILLVNEGSSDNIGDQALNKGLFHCLSSLDLKVKQIDLTRCRSSDSVSNNENHFKVTTERVINKKANRNHWFWVLLSRIKWGLSNIRKVFLLTKGNYDALVVGGGQLILDNRYFPVALLVWSLIARFRRIPIYFVSVGVGSKFSFGSKLMFRCTLSLSEKVLVRDEVSRDNLRNNFNIESTVTFDSAYAYPLPTTSLKNKRRLIVGVTNYEIYKRYFSELEFSERRLNETEYIDKWVNSILSLNVSTVVFCSTSSEDIDISHKVYIRLLEKKEGMEIRFIDRVPPLEEYVSLVLDSGSVFSGRMHALILSELCGNYIKPWVLSQKIDTYNKFILPTSVEKKRKHIYDEVKSLFA from the coding sequence TTGAATAACATACTTCTGGTTAACGAAGGGTCTTCAGACAACATTGGAGACCAGGCCTTGAATAAGGGGTTGTTCCATTGTTTATCTTCTCTGGATTTAAAAGTAAAACAGATAGATTTGACTCGATGTAGATCGTCTGACTCTGTTTCAAATAATGAAAATCACTTCAAAGTAACAACAGAAAGAGTAATTAATAAAAAAGCGAATAGAAATCACTGGTTTTGGGTTTTATTATCCAGGATTAAGTGGGGGTTATCTAACATTCGTAAGGTTTTTTTATTAACGAAAGGCAATTATGATGCTTTGGTAGTTGGTGGGGGGCAATTGATTTTAGATAATCGTTATTTCCCTGTCGCTTTATTAGTTTGGAGTTTAATCGCTCGATTTCGACGAATACCAATTTACTTTGTTTCCGTAGGCGTTGGTTCTAAGTTTTCATTTGGTTCTAAGTTAATGTTTAGATGCACACTTTCTCTCTCTGAAAAAGTGCTAGTTAGGGATGAGGTAAGTAGAGATAATTTACGAAATAATTTCAATATAGAATCCACGGTAACTTTCGACAGCGCATATGCTTATCCACTCCCAACCACTAGTCTTAAGAATAAAAGAAGGCTAATTGTTGGAGTGACTAATTATGAAATATATAAACGATATTTTAGTGAATTAGAATTTTCTGAGCGAAGATTAAATGAAACAGAGTATATCGATAAGTGGGTAAATTCTATTTTATCTCTTAATGTTAGCACGGTAGTGTTTTGTTCAACTTCGTCTGAGGATATTGATATATCCCATAAGGTTTATATTCGTCTGTTAGAAAAAAAAGAAGGAATGGAAATAAGGTTTATCGATAGAGTTCCGCCACTCGAAGAGTATGTGTCTTTGGTGTTGGATAGTGGTTCTGTTTTTTCAGGACGTATGCATGCACTGATTCTTAGTGAATTATGTGGAAACTATATAAAACCTTGGGTATTATCTCAAAAAATAGACACATATAATAAATTTATTCTTCCTACATCCGTAGAGAAGAAGAGAAAGCATATCTACGATGAAGTGAAAAGCTTATTTGCTTAA
- a CDS encoding glycosyltransferase family 2 protein, which translates to MPLVSIITPCYNPDAKLLETIVSVQNQTFKDYEHIIVDDASSIEHSSDITRMIEDDPKIRFIQRSWNAGPAVTRNRAISEARGRFIAFLDADDVWHPEKLEIQVRFMLENKVYLSYTSYEVVDTMGKVLGQRVPPESLTYHDILKSNQIGCLTAIYDSEALGKVYMPNVAKRQDMGLWLDILKKIDRAYGLLEKPLARYRLGRNTVSSNKLSVLKYQWRIYREVEKLPLLKSLNYFRHYAYRGVTRKI; encoded by the coding sequence ATGCCATTAGTCTCTATTATAACTCCGTGCTACAACCCCGATGCTAAGCTTTTGGAAACCATAGTTAGTGTTCAAAATCAAACTTTTAAAGACTATGAGCATATCATTGTTGATGATGCATCTTCTATTGAACATTCTTCTGATATTACAAGAATGATAGAAGACGACCCAAAAATCAGATTTATACAGAGATCTTGGAATGCTGGTCCAGCAGTAACAAGAAACAGAGCAATTAGCGAGGCTCGAGGTCGATTTATTGCATTTTTGGATGCAGACGATGTTTGGCATCCAGAAAAACTTGAGATTCAAGTTCGTTTCATGCTCGAAAATAAGGTTTACCTTTCTTATACTTCTTATGAAGTGGTTGATACTATGGGTAAAGTATTAGGACAGCGTGTTCCTCCTGAGTCACTCACTTATCACGATATTTTAAAGTCGAATCAAATAGGGTGCTTGACTGCTATTTATGATAGTGAAGCATTGGGCAAAGTATATATGCCTAACGTAGCGAAACGACAAGATATGGGATTGTGGTTAGATATACTGAAAAAAATTGATAGAGCTTATGGTTTACTTGAGAAGCCTCTTGCTCGGTATAGGCTAGGGCGTAATACTGTTTCTTCAAATAAACTTTCGGTGCTTAAGTATCAATGGCGGATTTATCGTGAAGTTGAGAAATTACCATTGTTAAAGTCACTCAATTATTTCAGGCACTATGCGTATAGAGGTGTCAC